Proteins from a single region of Pseudomonas fulva:
- a CDS encoding diguanylate cyclase domain-containing protein, protein MSLSAHADGISLTATSSGQSLNGHIELLEDPGAKLSIEQLGDPAVQQRFVPAQGKASVGQSANPWWIKVTLNAAADAPRQWWLEIASVTLLDLQLYLPDGQGGWHKRQSGETVGFAEGRDHPHRRMLLRLPELGEQPLTFYLRTYDPAGNSFPLKVWQLADLKTQVATENLWLGLIYGVITALLLYNLFLFLALRDSAYFWYVVTTTGALLMILGMTGHGFQYLWPDSAVPFWLDRISVPALWGFGACRFTQKLLQTRRHTPWAHHLLTLSCALYLLAVLADAFGLRAVGAWIFVLLAITTIPTALWASLKRWRQGYFPACLYFCGYGTILASVNLLLLRATGVIQPAAWNSYVFPVAVALESILFSFALAYRIQLLKNQRAEALQRADEEKGARLAQVQASADELQLAVDRRTAELKNANLQLFQQKQELRHAAFHDALTDLPNRRHLVEQCESALRGARHSDENLALLLIDLDHFKPINDQHGHDAGDLLLQHIGKRLREHVRGSDTVARLGGDEFAVLIGGADARHYAGDVAERLLAELARPVDYAGHALNVSISIGAAFYPQHAEQFAGLYKAADQALYQAKAAGRSGYAVFQPAAG, encoded by the coding sequence ATGAGCCTGTCGGCCCACGCCGACGGCATCAGCCTGACGGCGACCAGCAGCGGGCAGAGTCTGAACGGGCACATCGAGCTGCTCGAAGACCCGGGCGCGAAGCTGAGCATCGAACAGCTGGGCGACCCCGCCGTGCAGCAGCGCTTCGTGCCAGCCCAGGGCAAGGCCAGCGTCGGCCAGAGCGCCAACCCCTGGTGGATCAAGGTGACCCTGAACGCCGCCGCGGATGCCCCACGCCAGTGGTGGCTGGAGATCGCTTCGGTCACCCTGCTCGACCTGCAGCTGTATCTGCCCGATGGCCAGGGGGGCTGGCACAAGCGCCAGTCCGGGGAAACGGTAGGTTTCGCCGAGGGCCGTGATCATCCGCACCGGCGCATGCTGCTGCGCCTTCCCGAGCTGGGCGAACAGCCGCTCACCTTCTACCTGCGCACCTACGACCCGGCCGGCAACTCCTTCCCGCTGAAGGTATGGCAACTTGCCGACCTGAAAACCCAGGTGGCGACCGAAAACCTCTGGCTTGGCCTGATCTACGGGGTGATCACCGCACTGCTGCTGTACAACCTGTTCCTGTTCCTGGCGCTGCGCGACAGCGCCTACTTCTGGTACGTGGTCACCACCACCGGCGCGCTGCTGATGATTCTCGGCATGACCGGTCACGGCTTCCAGTACCTGTGGCCCGACTCGGCGGTGCCCTTCTGGCTGGACCGTATCAGCGTGCCGGCACTGTGGGGGTTCGGTGCCTGCCGCTTCACCCAGAAGCTGCTGCAAACCCGCCGTCACACCCCCTGGGCCCACCACCTGCTGACCCTGAGCTGCGCGCTCTATCTGCTGGCGGTACTCGCCGATGCGTTCGGCCTGCGCGCGGTCGGCGCCTGGATTTTCGTCCTGCTGGCGATTACCACCATTCCCACCGCCCTGTGGGCCTCGCTGAAGCGCTGGCGCCAGGGCTACTTTCCGGCGTGCCTGTACTTCTGCGGGTACGGCACGATCCTGGCCAGCGTCAACCTGCTGCTGCTGCGCGCCACCGGCGTCATCCAGCCGGCGGCGTGGAACAGCTACGTGTTTCCGGTCGCCGTGGCGCTGGAGTCGATCCTGTTCTCGTTCGCCCTCGCCTACCGCATCCAGCTGCTGAAGAACCAGCGAGCCGAAGCGCTGCAGCGCGCCGATGAGGAAAAAGGCGCCCGCCTGGCCCAGGTGCAGGCCAGTGCCGATGAACTGCAGCTGGCCGTGGATCGGCGCACCGCCGAGTTGAAAAACGCCAACCTGCAGCTCTTCCAGCAGAAACAGGAGCTGCGCCATGCGGCCTTTCACGATGCCCTGACCGACCTGCCCAACCGCCGTCATCTGGTGGAACAGTGCGAGAGCGCCTTGCGCGGGGCGCGGCACAGCGATGAAAACCTGGCATTGCTGCTGATCGACCTGGATCACTTCAAGCCGATCAATGACCAGCATGGCCACGACGCCGGCGACCTGTTGCTGCAGCACATCGGCAAGCGCCTGCGCGAGCACGTACGCGGCAGCGATACGGTGGCACGCCTGGGTGGGGATGAATTCGCGGTACTGATTGGCGGTGCCGATGCCCGGCACTACGCCGGGGATGTCGCCGAGCGCCTGCTCGCCGAGCTGGCCCGGCCGGTGGACTACGCCGGCCACGCCCTGAACGTCAGCATCAGTATCGGCGCGGCGTTCTACCCCCAGCATGCCGAGCAGTTCGCCGGCCTCTACAAGGCCGCCGACCAGGCGCTCTATCAGGCCAAGGCCGCCGGCCGCTCGGGCTACGCGGTGTTCCAGCCGGCGGCAGGCTGA
- the dnaB gene encoding replicative DNA helicase — protein MNDISIPEQYDLQTAALKVPPHSIEAEQAVLGGLMLDNNAWERVLDQVSDGDFYRHDHRLVFRAIFKLAERNQPFDVVTLSEQLDKEGQLSQVGGLAYLGELAKNTPSVANIKAYAGIIRERATLRKLIGISNEIADSAYAPEGRTGEEILDEAERLIFQIAEARPKTGGPVGINDILVKAIDRIDELFNNGDAITGLSTGFTDLDNLTSGLQPADMIIVAGRPSMGKTTFAMNLVENALMRSDKSILVYSLEMPSESIVIRMLASLGRIDQTKVRAGRLDDDDWPRLTSAVNLLNDRKLFIDDTAGISPSEMRARTRRLAREHGEIGLIMVDYLQLMQIPGSSGDSRVNEISEISRSLKALAKEFNCPVIALSQLNRGLEQRPNKRPINSDLRESGAIEQDADIILFVYRDEVYHPETEYKGVAEIIIGKQRNGPLGTARLAFLGKYSRFENLAPGSYQFDDE, from the coding sequence ATGAACGACATCAGCATCCCCGAACAGTACGACCTGCAAACCGCTGCCCTGAAAGTGCCGCCGCACTCGATCGAGGCCGAGCAGGCGGTGCTCGGTGGTCTGATGCTCGACAACAACGCCTGGGAGCGCGTGCTGGATCAGGTGTCCGACGGCGATTTCTATCGCCATGACCATCGCCTGGTCTTTCGCGCCATCTTCAAGCTCGCCGAGCGCAACCAGCCGTTCGACGTGGTCACCCTGTCCGAACAGCTGGACAAGGAAGGTCAGCTGTCCCAGGTCGGCGGCCTGGCGTACCTGGGCGAGCTGGCCAAGAACACCCCGTCGGTGGCCAACATCAAGGCCTACGCGGGCATCATTCGCGAGCGCGCCACCCTGCGCAAACTGATCGGCATCAGCAACGAGATCGCCGATAGCGCCTATGCGCCCGAGGGCCGTACCGGTGAGGAGATCCTCGACGAGGCCGAGCGGCTGATCTTCCAGATCGCCGAGGCGCGGCCCAAGACCGGCGGCCCGGTGGGCATCAACGATATCCTGGTCAAGGCCATCGACCGCATCGACGAGCTGTTCAACAACGGCGACGCGATCACCGGCCTGTCCACCGGCTTCACCGACCTGGACAACCTGACCAGCGGCCTGCAGCCGGCCGACATGATCATCGTCGCCGGCCGTCCGTCCATGGGTAAGACCACCTTCGCCATGAACCTGGTGGAAAACGCGCTGATGCGCAGCGACAAGTCGATCCTGGTGTATTCCCTGGAGATGCCTTCCGAATCCATCGTGATTCGTATGCTGGCCTCCCTCGGCCGCATCGACCAGACCAAGGTGCGTGCCGGTCGCCTGGATGATGACGACTGGCCGCGACTGACCTCGGCGGTCAACCTGCTCAACGACCGCAAGCTGTTCATCGACGACACCGCCGGTATCTCGCCGAGCGAGATGCGTGCGCGCACCCGGCGCCTGGCCCGTGAGCACGGCGAAATCGGCCTGATCATGGTCGACTACCTGCAGCTGATGCAGATTCCCGGTTCCAGCGGCGACAGCCGGGTCAACGAGATTTCCGAGATCTCCCGCTCGCTCAAGGCGCTGGCCAAGGAGTTCAACTGCCCGGTGATCGCCCTGTCGCAGCTCAACCGGGGTCTGGAGCAGCGGCCCAACAAGCGCCCGATCAACTCCGACTTGCGTGAATCCGGGGCGATCGAGCAGGACGCCGACATCATTCTTTTCGTCTACCGCGACGAGGTCTACCACCCGGAAACCGAGTACAAGGGCGTGGCCGAAATCATCATCGGCAAGCAGCGTAACGGCCCCCTGGGTACCGCGCGCCTGGCCTTCCTCGGCAAATACTCGCGTTTCGAGAACCTGGCGCCCGGCAGCTACCAGTTCGACGACGAGTGA
- the rplI gene encoding 50S ribosomal protein L9: MEVILLEKIANLGNLGDKVNVKAGYGRNFLLPQGKATAATEANVAAFEARRADLEKAAAEKKASAESRAAQLAELEVTITATAGDEGKLFGSIGTHDIADALTASGVEVAKAEVRLPNGTIRQVGEYDVAVHLHSDVEATVKVVVVAA, encoded by the coding sequence ATGGAAGTCATCCTGCTGGAAAAAATCGCCAACCTGGGCAACCTGGGCGATAAAGTGAACGTTAAAGCCGGTTACGGCCGTAACTTCCTGCTGCCGCAAGGCAAAGCTACCGCTGCCACCGAAGCCAACGTCGCTGCTTTCGAAGCGCGTCGCGCTGACCTGGAAAAAGCCGCTGCCGAGAAGAAAGCTTCGGCTGAATCCCGCGCTGCTCAGCTGGCCGAGCTGGAAGTCACCATCACCGCTACCGCTGGCGATGAAGGCAAGCTGTTCGGTTCCATCGGCACCCATGACATCGCTGACGCCCTGACCGCCTCCGGCGTTGAAGTGGCCAAAGCCGAAGTGCGTCTGCCGAACGGCACCATTCGCCAGGTTGGCGAATACGACGTAGCCGTGCACCTGCACAGCGATGTCGAAGCGACCGTCAAGGTTGTTGTAGTAGCTGCTTAA
- the rpsR gene encoding 30S ribosomal protein S18 produces the protein MARFFRRRKFCRFTAEGVKEIDFKDLNTLKAYISETGKIVPSRITGTKARYQRQLATAIKRARFLALLPYTDSHGR, from the coding sequence ATGGCACGTTTCTTCCGTCGTCGTAAATTCTGCCGTTTCACCGCTGAAGGCGTGAAAGAGATCGATTTCAAGGATCTCAACACCTTGAAAGCCTACATCTCGGAAACCGGCAAAATCGTTCCTAGCCGTATCACCGGTACCAAGGCTCGTTATCAGCGTCAGCTGGCTACCGCTATCAAGCGCGCCCGCTTCCTGGCCCTGCTGCCCTACACCGACAGCCACGGCCGTTAA
- the rpsF gene encoding 30S ribosomal protein S6: MRHYEIIFLVHPDQSEQVGGMVERYTKLIEEDGGKIHRLEDWGRRQLAYAINNVHKAHYVMLNVECSGKALAELEDNFRYNDAVIRNLVIRRDEAVTGQSEMLKAEENRSERRERRERPENAESNDGDDSDNNDSDNADE; encoded by the coding sequence ATGCGTCATTACGAAATCATCTTTCTGGTTCACCCGGACCAGAGCGAGCAAGTCGGCGGCATGGTCGAGCGTTACACCAAGCTGATCGAAGAAGACGGCGGCAAAATCCACCGTCTGGAAGATTGGGGCCGTCGTCAACTGGCCTACGCCATCAACAACGTTCACAAGGCTCACTACGTGATGCTGAACGTTGAGTGCAGCGGCAAGGCCCTGGCCGAGCTGGAAGACAACTTCCGCTACAACGATGCCGTGATCCGTAACCTGGTCATCCGTCGCGACGAAGCCGTTACCGGTCAGTCCGAGATGCTCAAGGCCGAAGAAAACCGCAGTGAGCGCCGTGAGCGTCGTGAACGTCCTGAAAACGCCGAGTCCAACGACGGCGATGACAGCGACAACAACGACAGCGACAACGCTGACGAGTAA
- the rlmB gene encoding 23S rRNA (guanosine(2251)-2'-O)-methyltransferase RlmB, whose product MSQLEKIYGVHAVEALLRHHPKRVKQIWLADGRSDPRVQPLLELAGQARVAVGQCERREMDAWVEGVHQGVVAEVSPSQVWGEAMLEELLDRCEGPPLLLVLDGVTDPHNLGACLRTADAAGALAVIVPKDKSATLTPVVRKVACGAAEVIPLVAVTNLARSLEKLQQRGLWVVGTAGEAEQELFQQDLTGPTVLIMGAEGKGMRRLTREHCDYLVKLPMAGSVSSLNVSVATGICLFEALRQRRGHGLAAAGRK is encoded by the coding sequence ATGAGTCAGCTGGAAAAGATCTACGGCGTGCATGCCGTCGAGGCGCTGCTGCGTCATCACCCCAAGCGGGTGAAGCAGATCTGGCTGGCCGATGGCCGCAGCGACCCACGGGTGCAGCCGCTGCTCGAGCTGGCCGGCCAGGCGCGGGTCGCCGTCGGCCAGTGCGAGCGCCGCGAGATGGACGCCTGGGTCGAGGGCGTGCACCAGGGTGTGGTCGCCGAAGTCAGCCCGAGCCAGGTGTGGGGCGAGGCGATGCTCGAGGAGTTGCTCGATCGTTGCGAAGGCCCGCCGCTGTTGCTGGTGCTCGATGGCGTGACCGATCCGCACAACCTCGGCGCCTGCCTGCGCACCGCCGATGCGGCGGGCGCCCTGGCGGTGATCGTGCCCAAGGACAAGTCGGCCACGCTGACCCCGGTGGTGCGCAAGGTCGCCTGTGGGGCTGCCGAGGTGATTCCTCTTGTGGCGGTGACCAACCTGGCGCGCAGCCTGGAAAAACTCCAGCAGCGCGGCCTGTGGGTCGTCGGCACGGCCGGTGAAGCCGAGCAGGAGTTGTTCCAGCAGGACCTGACCGGCCCCACGGTGCTGATCATGGGCGCCGAAGGCAAGGGCATGCGCCGCCTGACCCGCGAGCACTGCGATTACCTGGTCAAGCTGCCCATGGCCGGCAGCGTCAGCAGCCTCAATGTGTCGGTCGCCACCGGCATCTGCCTGTTCGAGGCGCTGCGCCAGCGGCGCGGCCACGGGCTTGCGGCAGCAGGCCGCAAGTAA
- the rnr gene encoding ribonuclease R yields MADWQSLDPEAAREAEKYDNPIPSRELILQQLADRGSPASREELLDEFGLTTDEQIEALRRRLRAMERDGQLIYTRRGTYAPVDKLDLILGRVSGHRDGFGFLVPDDGSDDLFLSPAQMRLVFDGDRALARVSGFDRRGRREGAIVEVISRGHETIVGRYYEESGIGFVIPDNPKIQQEVLVTAGRNGGAKQGQFVEVTITHWPTPRFQPQGDVTEVVGNYMAPGMEIDVALRSYDIPHVWPEAVLKEARKLKPEVEEKDKENRVDMRHIPFVTIDGEDARDFDDAVYCEKNGSNWRLFSGGWKLYVAIADVSHYVKVGSALDAEAQVRGNSVYFPERVIPMLPEELSNGLCSLNPKVDRLAMVCEISISKTGKMTDYKFYEAVIHSHARLTYNKVSAMLEQPKSSEGKALRNEYKEVLPHLKQLYSLYQVLLTARHERGAIDFETQETRIIFGSGRKIAEIRPTQRNDAHKLIEECMLAANVATAAFMQKHGIPALYRVHDGPPPERLEKLKAFLGELGLSLHRGKSKDGPSPKDYQALLESIRGRDDYHLIQTVMLRSLSQAVYSADNQGHFGLNYDAYAHFTSPIRRYPDLLIHRAIRSVIRSKQDTPHVERAGAVSMPKARIYPYDEPMLEQLGEQCSMSERRADEATRDVVNWLKCEFMKDRVGETFPGVITAVTGFGLFVELKDIYVEGLVHVTALPADYYHFDPVHHRLAGERSGRNYRLGDSVSVTVMRVDLDERKIDFEMAQGVEQAPTARKRRETGSDSRGGRGSRNAPAGNADVQKSRDVKKALLAESKTSGKKGAKTTDKGGKPSRHRKGPSKGKAKS; encoded by the coding sequence ATGGCCGATTGGCAATCCCTCGATCCCGAGGCCGCTCGAGAAGCGGAAAAGTATGACAACCCCATCCCCAGCCGCGAGCTGATTCTTCAGCAGCTGGCTGATCGCGGCTCGCCCGCCAGTCGCGAGGAACTGCTCGACGAATTCGGGCTGACCACCGACGAGCAGATCGAAGCCCTGCGCCGCCGGCTGCGCGCCATGGAGCGCGACGGTCAACTGATCTACACCCGCCGCGGCACCTATGCCCCGGTGGACAAGCTGGACCTGATCCTCGGCCGGGTCAGCGGTCACCGCGACGGCTTCGGCTTCCTGGTGCCCGATGACGGCAGCGACGACCTGTTCCTCAGCCCGGCGCAGATGCGCCTGGTATTCGATGGCGACCGCGCGCTGGCGCGGGTATCCGGCTTCGACCGGCGCGGTCGTCGCGAAGGCGCCATCGTCGAGGTGATCTCCCGTGGTCACGAGACCATCGTCGGTCGTTACTACGAAGAGAGCGGCATCGGCTTCGTGATTCCCGACAACCCGAAGATCCAGCAGGAAGTGCTGGTTACCGCTGGCCGCAATGGCGGCGCCAAGCAGGGCCAGTTCGTCGAAGTGACGATCACCCATTGGCCGACGCCGCGCTTCCAGCCCCAGGGCGACGTGACCGAAGTGGTCGGCAACTACATGGCGCCGGGCATGGAAATCGACGTGGCGCTGCGCAGCTACGACATCCCCCACGTCTGGCCCGAGGCGGTGCTCAAGGAAGCCCGCAAGCTCAAGCCCGAGGTCGAGGAAAAGGACAAGGAGAACCGCGTCGACATGCGCCATATCCCCTTCGTCACCATCGACGGTGAGGATGCCCGGGACTTCGACGACGCGGTGTATTGCGAGAAGAACGGCAGCAACTGGCGGCTGTTCTCCGGTGGCTGGAAGCTCTACGTGGCCATCGCCGACGTTTCCCATTACGTGAAGGTCGGTTCGGCGCTGGATGCCGAGGCCCAGGTGCGCGGCAACTCGGTGTATTTCCCGGAGCGGGTCATTCCCATGCTGCCGGAGGAGCTGTCCAACGGCCTGTGCTCGCTGAACCCCAAGGTCGACCGCCTGGCCATGGTCTGCGAGATCTCGATCTCCAAGACCGGCAAGATGACCGACTACAAGTTCTACGAGGCGGTGATCCACTCCCACGCGCGCCTGACCTACAACAAGGTCAGCGCCATGCTCGAGCAGCCCAAGAGCAGCGAAGGCAAGGCCCTGCGCAACGAGTACAAGGAGGTGCTGCCGCACCTCAAGCAACTCTATTCGCTCTATCAGGTGCTGCTCACCGCGCGCCACGAGCGCGGCGCCATCGACTTCGAAACCCAGGAAACCCGCATCATCTTCGGCTCGGGCCGCAAGATCGCGGAAATCCGCCCGACCCAGCGCAACGATGCCCACAAGCTGATCGAGGAGTGCATGCTGGCCGCCAACGTGGCCACCGCGGCGTTCATGCAGAAGCACGGCATTCCGGCGCTGTACCGCGTACACGACGGCCCGCCGCCGGAGCGCCTGGAGAAACTCAAGGCCTTCCTCGGCGAGCTGGGCCTGTCCCTGCACCGTGGCAAGTCCAAGGACGGCCCGTCGCCCAAGGACTACCAGGCACTGCTGGAAAGCATCCGCGGGCGTGACGATTACCACCTGATCCAGACCGTGATGCTGCGCTCGCTCAGCCAGGCGGTTTACAGCGCCGACAATCAGGGGCACTTCGGCCTCAATTACGACGCCTACGCGCACTTCACCTCGCCGATTCGCCGCTACCCGGACCTGCTGATCCACCGCGCCATCCGCAGTGTGATCCGTTCCAAGCAGGACACCCCGCACGTCGAGCGTGCCGGTGCCGTCAGCATGCCCAAGGCGCGCATCTACCCGTACGACGAGCCGATGCTCGAGCAGCTCGGCGAGCAGTGCTCGATGTCCGAGCGGCGTGCCGATGAAGCCACCCGCGACGTGGTCAACTGGCTCAAGTGCGAGTTCATGAAGGATCGCGTCGGCGAGACCTTCCCCGGCGTGATCACGGCGGTAACCGGCTTCGGCCTGTTCGTCGAACTCAAGGACATCTACGTCGAGGGCCTGGTGCATGTCACCGCGCTGCCGGCGGATTACTACCACTTCGACCCGGTGCACCACCGCCTCGCCGGTGAGCGCAGCGGCCGCAACTATCGCCTGGGCGACAGCGTGTCGGTGACGGTGATGCGCGTCGACCTGGACGAGCGCAAGATCGATTTCGAGATGGCCCAGGGTGTCGAGCAGGCGCCGACCGCCCGCAAGCGCCGTGAAACCGGCAGCGACAGCCGCGGTGGCAGGGGTTCGCGCAATGCGCCGGCCGGCAACGCCGACGTCCAGAAGAGCCGTGACGTGAAGAAGGCCCTGCTCGCCGAGTCCAAGACTTCCGGCAAGAAGGGCGCCAAGACGACCGACAAGGGCGGCAAGCCGAGTCGCCATCGCAAGGGCCCGTCGAAAGGCAAGGCCAAGTCATGA
- a CDS encoding methyl-accepting chemotaxis protein, translated as MASAVNRFVAKLQPIVREAGEVAVRTGQEISALSTRSAAAEAAAERQRDEVAASLQALAAMADEAQAESRAMQEALQRVEAIRQSTQENAAIANRVGSSIEELVQRVDAGAAVIERLAKQSEQIEVVLTVIRSIAEQTNLLALNAAIEAARAGESGRGFAVVADEVRALASKTQQSTGDIQSHIVALQQGAREAVEAVGQAGQQADQGLAALRESARIQQAVQRSVEDVHGAINTATQAAAHQAEGADAVRGRVEVIHAEAQRAAEAVAATANSGRVLDGLAGQLKGSLGQFKV; from the coding sequence ATGGCTTCGGCGGTCAATCGGTTCGTCGCCAAGCTGCAGCCCATCGTTCGTGAGGCGGGCGAAGTGGCGGTGCGCACCGGGCAGGAGATCAGTGCCCTGAGCACCCGCAGTGCCGCGGCGGAGGCGGCCGCCGAGCGCCAGCGTGACGAGGTGGCGGCCAGTTTGCAGGCACTGGCGGCGATGGCCGACGAGGCCCAGGCGGAGAGCCGCGCCATGCAGGAGGCGCTGCAGCGGGTCGAAGCCATTCGCCAATCGACCCAGGAAAATGCCGCGATCGCCAATCGGGTCGGCAGCTCCATCGAAGAGCTGGTGCAGCGGGTCGATGCCGGGGCGGCGGTCATCGAGCGGCTGGCCAAGCAGAGCGAACAGATCGAGGTGGTGCTCACGGTGATCCGTTCGATCGCCGAGCAGACCAACCTGTTGGCCCTCAACGCGGCCATCGAGGCGGCACGGGCGGGCGAGAGCGGCCGCGGTTTTGCCGTGGTGGCCGACGAAGTGCGGGCGTTGGCCAGCAAGACCCAGCAGTCCACCGGCGATATCCAGTCGCATATCGTCGCCCTGCAGCAGGGAGCGCGCGAAGCGGTCGAGGCGGTCGGCCAGGCTGGGCAACAGGCCGATCAGGGCCTGGCGGCGCTGCGCGAGAGTGCGCGAATCCAGCAGGCGGTGCAGCGCTCCGTGGAGGACGTACATGGCGCCATCAATACGGCGACTCAGGCGGCGGCGCACCAGGCCGAAGGTGCCGATGCGGTGCGTGGGCGGGTCGAGGTGATCCATGCCGAAGCCCAGCGTGCGGCCGAGGCGGTGGCGGCAACGGCCAATAGCGGTCGGGTGCTCGATGGCCTGGCGGGTCAGCTCAAGGGCAGCCTGGGGCAGTTCAAAGTATGA
- a CDS encoding adenylosuccinate synthase yields the protein MGKNVVVLGTQWGDEGKGKIVDLLTEHAAAVVRYQGGHNAGHTLVIDGEKTVLHLIPSGVLREGVQCLIGNGVVVAPDALLREITKLEEKGVPVRERLRISPSCPLILSYHVALDQAREKARGELKIGTTGRGIGPAYEDKVARRGLRIGDLFHRERFAAKLGELLDYHNFQLVNYYKEPAIDFQETLDQCMAYAEQLKPMMLDVTAELHNLRRAGKDIMFEGAQGSLLDIDHGTYPYVTSSNTTAGGIATGSGVGPMYIDYILGITKAYTTRVGSGPFPTELFDDIGAFLAKRGHEFGATTGRARRCGWFDAVILRRAIDVNSISGLCLTKLDVLDGLETIRICVGYKNDNGAVIDAPTDADSYIGLEPVYEEMPGWSESTLGAKTLDELPANARAYISRLEELVGAPIDIISTGPDRNETIVLRHPFA from the coding sequence ATGGGTAAGAATGTCGTCGTCCTGGGCACCCAGTGGGGTGATGAGGGCAAGGGCAAGATCGTCGATCTGCTGACCGAACATGCCGCCGCCGTCGTGCGCTACCAGGGCGGCCACAACGCCGGTCACACCCTGGTGATCGACGGCGAGAAGACCGTACTGCACCTGATTCCGTCGGGTGTGCTGCGCGAAGGCGTGCAGTGCCTGATCGGCAACGGCGTGGTGGTCGCCCCCGACGCCCTGCTGCGCGAGATCACCAAGCTGGAAGAGAAGGGCGTACCGGTGCGCGAGCGCCTGCGCATCAGCCCGTCCTGCCCGCTGATCCTGTCCTATCACGTGGCCCTGGACCAGGCGCGCGAGAAGGCCCGTGGCGAGCTGAAGATCGGCACCACCGGCCGCGGCATCGGCCCGGCGTACGAGGACAAGGTCGCCCGTCGTGGCCTGCGCATCGGTGACCTGTTCCACCGCGAACGCTTCGCCGCCAAGCTCGGCGAGCTGCTGGATTACCACAACTTCCAGCTGGTGAATTACTACAAGGAGCCGGCCATCGACTTCCAGGAAACCCTGGATCAGTGCATGGCATACGCCGAGCAGCTCAAGCCGATGATGCTCGACGTCACCGCCGAGCTGCACAACCTGCGTCGCGCCGGCAAGGACATCATGTTCGAAGGCGCCCAGGGCTCGCTGCTGGACATCGACCACGGCACCTACCCGTACGTCACCAGCTCCAACACCACCGCCGGCGGTATCGCCACCGGTTCCGGTGTTGGCCCGATGTACATCGACTACATCCTCGGTATCACCAAGGCCTACACCACCCGCGTCGGTTCCGGCCCGTTCCCGACCGAGCTGTTCGATGACATCGGCGCCTTCCTGGCCAAGCGTGGCCACGAGTTCGGTGCCACCACCGGCCGTGCTCGTCGCTGCGGCTGGTTCGATGCGGTGATCCTGCGTCGCGCCATTGACGTCAACAGCATCTCGGGCCTGTGCCTGACCAAGCTGGACGTGCTCGACGGCCTGGAAACCATCCGCATCTGCGTGGGTTACAAGAACGACAACGGTGCGGTCATCGATGCGCCGACCGATGCCGACAGCTACATCGGCCTGGAGCCGGTGTACGAAGAGATGCCGGGCTGGAGCGAGTCGACCCTGGGCGCCAAGACCCTGGACGAACTGCCCGCCAATGCCCGTGCCTACATCTCGCGCCTGGAAGAGCTGGTCGGCGCGCCGATCGACATCATCTCCACCGGCCCGGATCGCAACGAGACCATCGTGCTGCGTCACCCGTTCGCCTGA